In the genome of Mucilaginibacter sp. 14171R-50, the window TTTACACCGAACATGCCGACAGCTTAAGCAAGGTTTTACTGGCAGAAAATCCGGCCATGTTAACAGATAGCCTGGGCAGGCCTATACCTTCTGAATGGGTGGGTACGGTCAATTTTAACCTGCGTAAGCCAAATTATGTAGTTATCCATTACACCGCGCAAGATTCGCTGGCGCAAACCATAAAAACCTTTACGCTGGTAAGGCCGCAGGTAAGCGCGCACTATGTTATCAGCAAAGATGGTAATGTGGTGCACATGCTTAACGATTACATGCGTGCCTGGCATGCCGGCGTTGGCAAATGGGGCAGCATCAGCGATATGAACAGCTGCTCGATAGGTATCGAGCTGGATAATAAAGGCAACGAGCCCTTTGCCTCGGCGCAGATAAACAGCCTGCTGGCACTGCTGGCCAAGTTAAAGAAGGACTACAACATACCCACAGCCAATTTTATTGGTCACGGCGATGTTGCCCCCGGCCGCAAACCCGACCCGGGGATCCGCTTCCCGTGGGAGTTGCTGGCCAGTAAAGGTTTCGGCTATTATTCGGATATGATCATTGTGCCGGCACCGGCAAACTTTGATAGCGCTACGGCTCTACGTTTAATAGGGTACGATACCCGCAACCTTCCCGCTGCCATCGGCGCATTTAAACGCCACTTTGTACAGCGCGAAGAATCCACCCGGCTAACGCAGTTTGATCTGGATGTGTTGTATAATGTTTATCAGAAATATTAACCGTTAAAATTCAGGCGTAGGCACAGGGGTGGTTTGCCCGTGTGGTAAAAATCCTTCGTCCATTAAAGTGAGCTTGCCATTTTTAAAATAATAGAACTTATAAAGCCCTTCGCCAGGGGCGTAATTTAGTTGCCGGTAAACGGTGCGCGATTCAGATAATTCTATAAGCTTGGCAGAAGCATGTTCTTTTTTAAACTGATCTTCGGGCATGTTAACCGCAACCATTTTTGGCGCTGCACAGCTCATAAGGAATACAAGTAATAAGGGGATAAGGATTTTTTTCATATCGGTATGAGCCGAAAAATACGCGCGGGTTTAATAGCTCAAAATTTTTATTTTGTAAAGATCAGGATACAAAAAAGGCTAAAGTTCAACCTTTAGCCTTCTGTGGTTTATTGTTCAGCTTAACCTTTCTTCACCCAGCCATCTTTTAGCGTAACCGTGCGGTTGAACACCAGTTTATCCGGGGTCGAGTTTTTGTCGAGCGTAAAGTAACCTTTACGCATAAACTGCACCGGCGTGCCTACTTTGGCGTTTGCCAGGTCGGGCTCTATATAAGCCGTTGGGATTATCTGCAGGCTGTTGGGGTTAATGTAATCCTTAAAGTCGCCGTCCTCGTTGCTTGGGTCTTCCACCTTAAACAGGCGGTCGTACAGGCGAACCTCGGCAGTTTTGGCGTGTTCGGCGCTCACCCAATGTATGGTCCCTTTTACATTGATGCCGCTGGTATCGTTCCCGCTTTGCGACTCGGGGATGTACGTGCAATGTATCTCGGTAATGTTGCCGTCGGCATCCTTAACAACGCTTTCACCCTTAATAATATAAGCGCTTTTCAATCGTACCATCAGGCCAATGCCCAGGCGGAAGTATTTTTTGGTTGGCTCCTCCATAAAATCGTCGCGTTCTATCCAAAGCTCGCGGCCAAACGGAAACTCGCGGCTGCCATCGCCACCTTCTGCCTCGGGGTTATTCTCGCCATGGAACACCTCGGTTTTTCCTTCGGGATAGTTATCGATGATCAGCTTAACCGGGTCAAGCACAGCCATACGGCGCCATGCGGTTTTGTTCAGGTCCTCGCGGATGCAGAATTCCAGCAAGCCCACATCAATCATGTTTTCGCGCTTGGCTACACCAATACGCTCGCAAAACTCACGGATACTGGCAGGCGTATAGCCACGGCGGCGCAGGCCGCTAATGGTAGGCATGCGCGGGTCGTCCCAGCCATCTACGTGTCCTTCCTCAACCAGTTGCAGCAGCTTGCGCTTGCTCATTACCGTATAGTTAAGGTTAAGGCGGGCAAACTCATACTGCTTGCTCGGGAACAGGTGCAGTTTCTCAATAAACCAATCGTAAAGCGGGCGGTGGGGGATAAACTCAACCGTACATATCGAGTGGGTAATTTCTTCAATGGCGTCGCTTTGGCCATGGGCAAAATCATACATTGGGTAAATGCACCAGGTGTCACCCGTACGATGGTGGTGTGTATGCTTAATGCGGTACATCAACGGGTCGCGCAGGTGCATATTGGTTGATGCCATATCCACTTTAGCGCGTAATACCTTTGCGCCGTCAGGGTATTTACCGGCCTTCATATCGGCAAATAGCTGCAGGTTCTCTTCAACCGAGCGGCTGCGGTATTGGTTAGCCACACCCGGTTCGGTAGGCGTGCCTTTTTG includes:
- a CDS encoding N-acetylmuramoyl-L-alanine amidase yields the protein MKNRLLLLFTTAIIITSCSPKVKPLASRYAATNKVYTEHADSLSKVLLAENPAMLTDSLGRPIPSEWVGTVNFNLRKPNYVVIHYTAQDSLAQTIKTFTLVRPQVSAHYVISKDGNVVHMLNDYMRAWHAGVGKWGSISDMNSCSIGIELDNKGNEPFASAQINSLLALLAKLKKDYNIPTANFIGHGDVAPGRKPDPGIRFPWELLASKGFGYYSDMIIVPAPANFDSATALRLIGYDTRNLPAAIGAFKRHFVQREESTRLTQFDLDVLYNVYQKY
- a CDS encoding glutamine--tRNA ligase/YqeY domain fusion protein, which translates into the protein MSEERSLNFLEEIIEADIAAGKNDGRVLTRFPPEPNGYLHIGHAKAICLSFGLAQKYNGKTNLRFDDTNPAKEEVEYVDSIKEDVKWLGFEWAKECYASDYFDQLYNFAVELIKQGLAYVDDSSAEEIAAQKGTPTEPGVANQYRSRSVEENLQLFADMKAGKYPDGAKVLRAKVDMASTNMHLRDPLMYRIKHTHHHRTGDTWCIYPMYDFAHGQSDAIEEITHSICTVEFIPHRPLYDWFIEKLHLFPSKQYEFARLNLNYTVMSKRKLLQLVEEGHVDGWDDPRMPTISGLRRRGYTPASIREFCERIGVAKRENMIDVGLLEFCIREDLNKTAWRRMAVLDPVKLIIDNYPEGKTEVFHGENNPEAEGGDGSREFPFGRELWIERDDFMEEPTKKYFRLGIGLMVRLKSAYIIKGESVVKDADGNITEIHCTYIPESQSGNDTSGINVKGTIHWVSAEHAKTAEVRLYDRLFKVEDPSNEDGDFKDYINPNSLQIIPTAYIEPDLANAKVGTPVQFMRKGYFTLDKNSTPDKLVFNRTVTLKDGWVKKG